A window from Dendrosporobacter quercicolus encodes these proteins:
- a CDS encoding P-II family nitrogen regulator has protein sequence MIMVRAIVRPDKKDTVLLELANAGFNAATVVDVVGRGKQKGIRFGDVIYDEIPKSLIMLVIDEEDKDDVLEVILSHAKTGEKGAFGDGKIFISPMDEVYTISSGAAGL, from the coding sequence ATGATTATGGTGAGAGCTATCGTCCGGCCGGACAAAAAAGACACGGTTTTGCTTGAGCTTGCCAATGCCGGGTTTAATGCCGCTACCGTAGTTGATGTCGTCGGCCGCGGTAAACAAAAGGGGATTAGGTTTGGTGACGTAATCTACGATGAGATTCCAAAAAGTCTGATTATGTTAGTCATTGATGAGGAAGATAAAGATGATGTGCTTGAGGTTATTCTTTCTCATGCCAAGACCGGTGAAAAAGGAGCTTTCGGCGACGGGAAAATATTTATCAGTCCGATGGATGAAGTATATACCATTTCCAGCGGTGCTGCCGGATTGTAA
- a CDS encoding P-II family nitrogen regulator, with the protein MKEIIAVVRMNKVSATKRALIQAGAAGFTATKVMGRGRLVEDKAVIAERRVTLLALSRKKDQDTEKLLTEFLDGTRLFPRRLFNILAHDQDVPGIVEAIIEANRTEYGVGDGKIFVLPVTDAVRVRTKETGDAAI; encoded by the coding sequence ATGAAAGAAATCATTGCCGTAGTCAGAATGAATAAGGTCAGTGCCACCAAGCGGGCGCTGATACAAGCCGGCGCCGCCGGATTTACCGCTACGAAGGTCATGGGGCGCGGCCGGCTGGTGGAAGATAAAGCGGTCATTGCTGAACGCCGGGTAACCTTATTAGCGCTGAGCCGGAAAAAAGATCAGGATACGGAAAAGCTGCTCACGGAATTTTTAGACGGTACCCGTTTGTTTCCGCGCAGGCTGTTTAACATTCTGGCGCACGACCAGGATGTGCCCGGAATTGTTGAGGCTATCATTGAAGCCAATCGAACCGAGTACGGGGTAGGCGACGGGAAAATATTTGTATTGCCGGTGACTGACGCAGTGCGGGTCAGAACAAAAGAAACCGGGGATGCGGCGATATAG
- a CDS encoding SAM-dependent methyltransferase produces MLKKMALKLLLGKWKQGGFKVVFWDGEEAAYGDEPPAFTIIFRQEPPFKVGDDIVLLIGEAYMDGIIELEGSMDDILRIITLNRPSRAAAGPKKSGAVNSAAQQRNIHHHYDLGNDFFALWLDESMSYSCAYFNTPTDSLAQAQLQKIDHILKKINLQPGERLLDIGSGWGWLIIKAAQQYNVQATGITLSTEQYQATKRRIEELGLEHQVDVQLVSYQDLDSSQPRFDKIISVGMFEHVGQGNLSNYMRKINELLAPGGISLLHTITGLFEENSNAWIAKYIFPGGYVPSLREIIRLLPEFDFHLLHAESLRLHYAMTLDRWYENFSRQLDAVREKYDERFIRMWSLYLRGCAAAFRVSGLDIYQLLFSKGLNNSLPLTYQHLYDNQQ; encoded by the coding sequence ATGTTAAAGAAAATGGCTTTGAAATTATTGTTGGGCAAATGGAAGCAAGGAGGTTTTAAAGTGGTATTTTGGGATGGGGAAGAGGCGGCTTATGGCGATGAACCGCCTGCTTTTACCATCATTTTCAGACAGGAGCCTCCGTTCAAAGTAGGCGACGATATTGTACTGCTGATTGGGGAAGCCTACATGGACGGCATAATCGAGCTTGAAGGGTCAATGGACGATATTTTGCGGATCATTACCCTCAACAGGCCCAGCCGCGCAGCCGCCGGTCCGAAAAAGTCCGGCGCTGTAAATTCCGCCGCGCAGCAGCGCAACATTCATCATCACTATGACCTGGGCAATGACTTTTTCGCTCTGTGGCTGGATGAGAGCATGAGTTATTCCTGCGCCTATTTTAACACGCCAACCGATTCCCTGGCGCAGGCCCAGCTGCAAAAAATTGACCATATTCTAAAAAAAATAAACCTTCAGCCTGGCGAACGGCTGCTCGATATTGGCAGCGGCTGGGGCTGGCTTATCATTAAGGCTGCCCAGCAATATAACGTACAGGCCACCGGCATTACCTTAAGCACCGAACAATACCAGGCAACCAAACGACGGATTGAGGAGCTGGGGCTGGAACACCAGGTGGATGTTCAATTGGTAAGCTACCAGGATCTCGATTCCAGCCAGCCCCGCTTTGATAAAATTATCAGTGTGGGGATGTTTGAACACGTTGGCCAGGGAAATTTGTCTAACTATATGCGCAAAATCAATGAATTACTGGCTCCCGGCGGAATATCCCTGTTGCATACGATCACCGGCCTGTTTGAAGAAAACAGCAATGCCTGGATTGCTAAGTATATCTTTCCCGGAGGCTATGTTCCTTCGCTGCGGGAAATTATCCGGCTGCTGCCCGAATTCGATTTTCACCTGCTGCATGCCGAAAGCCTGCGGCTGCATTACGCTATGACACTGGACCGCTGGTATGAAAACTTTTCCCGGCAGCTTGACGCTGTCCGGGAAAAATATGACGAACGCTTTATTCGCATGTGGAGTTTATATTTGCGCGGCTGCGCTGCCGCTTTTAGAGTTTCCGGCCTGGACATTTACCAATTGTTGTTTAGCAAAGGATTGAACAACAGCCTTCCTTTAACTTATCAGCATCTTTACGATAATCAACAATAA
- the nifH gene encoding nitrogenase iron protein, producing MTRKIAIYGKGGIGKSTTQQNTAGAMAHFYDQKVFIHGCDPKADSTRLILGGMNQKTLMDMLRDEGEEKITVDKVVKSGYQGIRCVESGGPEPGVGCAGRGVITAIDLMEKNGAYTPDLDFVFFDVLGDVVCGGFAMPIRDGKAQEVYIVASGEMMAIYAANNICKGLVKYAKQSGVRLGGVICNSRKVDREKEFLEEFTAAIGTQMIHFVPRDNIVQKAEFNKKTVVEYDAECNQAQEYGQLAHKIIENKNFVIPKPLSMDQLEAMVVKYGIAD from the coding sequence ATGACGAGAAAAATTGCAATCTATGGCAAAGGCGGAATCGGTAAATCGACCACCCAACAAAACACAGCCGGGGCAATGGCCCATTTTTACGATCAAAAGGTTTTCATTCATGGCTGTGATCCAAAAGCGGATTCAACCCGGCTTATTCTTGGCGGAATGAATCAAAAGACGTTAATGGATATGCTTCGCGACGAAGGTGAAGAAAAAATTACCGTGGATAAAGTGGTAAAGTCAGGATATCAGGGAATTCGCTGCGTTGAGTCAGGCGGTCCGGAACCGGGCGTAGGATGCGCCGGCCGCGGTGTAATTACCGCAATTGACCTGATGGAGAAAAACGGAGCCTACACCCCGGATTTGGATTTTGTATTTTTTGATGTGCTTGGCGACGTTGTATGCGGCGGCTTTGCAATGCCGATCCGGGACGGTAAAGCACAGGAAGTGTACATCGTAGCGTCCGGGGAAATGATGGCCATTTATGCGGCAAACAATATTTGCAAAGGTCTGGTTAAATATGCCAAACAAAGCGGCGTCCGGCTCGGCGGAGTGATTTGCAACAGCCGTAAAGTAGACCGGGAGAAAGAGTTCCTGGAAGAATTTACGGCTGCCATCGGCACTCAGATGATCCATTTTGTACCGCGCGATAACATTGTGCAGAAAGCCGAGTTTAATAAAAAGACAGTGGTTGAGTATGATGCCGAATGCAACCAGGCGCAAGAATATGGCCAACTGGCCCATAAGATTATTGAAAATAAGAATTTTGTTATTCCCAAGCCTCTCAGCATGGATCAGTTAGAGGCAATGGTAGTTAAATACGGTATCGCCGATTAA
- the anfG gene encoding Fe-only nitrogenase subunit delta, whose translation MEDSMNDKVEQLVDYIMKKCLWQFHSRSWDREKQNEGILTKTMQILCEEPVEKETPADRCYWVDAVCLADGFKSRYPWLAAMDQAEIKLLMQALKERIDYLTITGSLNAELTDPRY comes from the coding sequence ATGGAGGATAGCATGAACGACAAGGTTGAGCAACTGGTGGATTATATTATGAAAAAATGTCTGTGGCAGTTTCATTCCCGTTCCTGGGACCGGGAAAAGCAAAATGAGGGAATTCTGACCAAAACCATGCAGATATTGTGCGAGGAACCGGTTGAGAAGGAGACTCCGGCCGACAGATGCTACTGGGTAGATGCCGTGTGCCTGGCGGATGGGTTTAAAAGCCGGTATCCGTGGCTGGCGGCGATGGACCAGGCGGAAATTAAGCTGCTCATGCAGGCGCTTAAAGAACGTATTGACTACCTGACCATTACGGGGTCGCTGAATGCCGAGCTTACTGACCCGCGCTATTAA
- the anfD gene encoding nitrogenase iron-iron protein, alpha chain, whose product MPYHEFECSKCIPERKKHAVRKAPGEDLTSALPLGYLNTIPGSISERGCAYCGAKHVIGTPMKDVIHMSHGPVGCTYDTWQTKRYISDNDNFQLKYTYATDMKEKHIIFGAEKLLKQNIIEAFKAFPNIKRMTLYQTCASALIGDDIDAVAQEVMDEMPEVDIFVCNSPGFGGPSQSGGHHKINIAWINKKVGNVEPKITSDYVINYVGEYNIQGDQEVMVDYFKRMGIQVLSTFTGNGSYDDLRAMHKAHLNVLECARSAEYICNELRQRYGTPRLDIDGFGFEPLSASLRKVGLFFGIEDRAQAIIDEETARWKPELDWYKERLKGKKVCLWPGGSKLWHWAHVIHAEMGVEVVSVYTKFGHQGDMEKGIARCEQGALAIDDPNELEALEAMEMLKPDVIFTGKRPGEVAKKIRVPYLNAHAYHNGPYKGFEGWVRFARDIYNAIYSPIHQLSLLDISKDEIPAATGFVTRKMISDVNLSEEIVSSSELREYTGKYDSVSDLRVKTYPDFPAKKQLSAV is encoded by the coding sequence ATGCCATATCATGAGTTTGAATGCAGCAAGTGCATTCCCGAAAGGAAAAAACACGCAGTTAGAAAAGCTCCAGGCGAGGATTTGACATCGGCTCTTCCTCTTGGATATCTCAACACCATTCCGGGTTCAATTTCGGAACGCGGCTGCGCCTACTGCGGAGCAAAGCATGTAATTGGTACTCCCATGAAGGATGTCATTCATATGAGCCATGGACCGGTGGGATGTACCTATGATACCTGGCAGACCAAACGCTATATCAGCGATAACGACAACTTCCAGCTCAAATATACTTATGCGACCGATATGAAGGAAAAGCACATTATATTCGGTGCTGAAAAACTTCTCAAGCAGAACATTATTGAGGCATTTAAAGCGTTTCCCAATATCAAACGGATGACGCTTTACCAAACTTGCGCTTCTGCCCTGATCGGCGACGATATTGATGCGGTCGCGCAAGAGGTCATGGACGAAATGCCTGAGGTCGATATTTTTGTCTGCAATTCTCCCGGCTTTGGCGGGCCAAGCCAGTCGGGCGGGCATCATAAAATTAACATTGCCTGGATCAACAAAAAGGTCGGCAATGTTGAGCCGAAAATCACCAGCGACTATGTCATCAATTACGTCGGCGAATATAACATTCAGGGCGATCAGGAAGTCATGGTCGACTATTTCAAGAGAATGGGCATTCAGGTGTTGTCCACCTTTACCGGCAATGGGTCCTACGATGATTTGAGAGCGATGCACAAGGCCCACCTCAACGTGCTTGAATGCGCGCGTTCAGCTGAGTATATCTGCAACGAGCTCCGGCAAAGATACGGGACGCCGCGGCTTGATATCGATGGGTTTGGCTTCGAGCCGCTGTCGGCGTCACTCCGGAAGGTCGGCTTATTCTTCGGAATCGAAGACCGGGCCCAGGCTATTATTGATGAAGAAACAGCCAGATGGAAACCCGAACTCGACTGGTACAAGGAACGCCTGAAAGGAAAAAAAGTGTGCCTCTGGCCGGGCGGCTCCAAGCTGTGGCACTGGGCGCATGTCATTCATGCGGAAATGGGCGTTGAAGTAGTCTCCGTATATACGAAATTTGGCCATCAGGGCGACATGGAAAAGGGGATTGCCCGGTGCGAACAGGGTGCGCTCGCCATTGACGATCCTAACGAGCTTGAAGCGCTTGAAGCGATGGAGATGCTTAAGCCTGATGTCATTTTTACCGGCAAACGGCCGGGAGAGGTTGCCAAAAAGATCCGGGTGCCATACCTTAACGCCCATGCCTATCATAACGGACCCTACAAAGGGTTTGAGGGGTGGGTCAGGTTTGCCCGTGACATTTACAACGCAATCTATTCACCGATTCATCAACTTTCTCTATTGGATATCAGCAAGGATGAAATACCAGCGGCAACAGGATTTGTAACCCGCAAGATGATTTCCGATGTGAATTTAAGCGAGGAGATCGTTTCTTCAAGCGAGTTAAGAGAGTATACCGGCAAATATGACAGCGTTTCGGATTTGCGGGTCAAGACGTATCCGGATTTTCCAGCAAAGAAACAGCTCTCAGCGGTGTAA
- a CDS encoding LysE family translocator, with amino-acid sequence MENFYLFILTALAAAVLPGADFALVTKNTLAAGKAGGQATALGIAAGLMIHTAAAVLGLSAIIARSALIFEIIKYIGAAYLCYLGIMTFFTAGKSTIPQQPAEPGDSARGFKGYFWQGVITNALNPKASVFYLTLLPQFVTPGKDSLLYLALLGLTAVIIVMSWFIFLAHTLNYLRRWFDRAAFRMNFQRCIGLMLVSFGLKLALAKR; translated from the coding sequence GTGGAAAACTTTTATCTTTTTATTTTAACGGCGCTGGCGGCGGCAGTATTGCCTGGTGCGGATTTTGCGCTGGTGACGAAAAATACGCTGGCCGCCGGAAAGGCCGGCGGCCAGGCAACCGCCCTGGGCATTGCCGCCGGCCTCATGATTCACACTGCGGCGGCTGTGCTGGGCTTGTCGGCAATTATTGCCCGGTCGGCGCTTATCTTTGAAATCATTAAATATATCGGGGCCGCTTATTTATGTTATCTGGGAATAATGACCTTCTTCACTGCCGGTAAAAGTACCATTCCGCAGCAGCCGGCAGAGCCAGGCGACAGTGCAAGGGGATTCAAAGGCTATTTCTGGCAGGGGGTGATTACCAATGCCCTCAACCCCAAAGCTTCAGTTTTTTACCTGACTTTGTTGCCGCAATTCGTTACTCCGGGGAAGGATTCTCTATTGTACCTAGCCCTTCTTGGGCTTACGGCAGTTATTATTGTGATGAGCTGGTTTATCTTTCTGGCGCATACGCTTAATTATTTGCGACGGTGGTTTGACCGGGCGGCATTCCGGATGAATTTCCAGCGGTGTATCGGTCTGATGCTGGTTTCTTTCGGGTTAAAGCTGGCCTTGGCCAAGAGGTAA
- a CDS encoding GGDEF domain-containing protein, with product MHLLRLNISKISLDLKTRMVVTVAGVIIFMALISFSLICSYTLQLLDSVTKIQMTGQQAYWAGGSRSGLSESSREVAAVGSYRNFFQEIQARFIKLILSLLIVLVAAISLAVRLIHGMLRPVELLSRQTAAMRSGDWRIRLDERQNGSLGELAKSINQMVQQLQYFYRLAISKERELEDLSVNLESIIDQRTETLKQLAITDALTGVYNHRHIMECLAIELELANQYQAPLALAIFDIDFFKQVNDSYGHMEGDKVLTCVAACLQENVRQKDILGRYGGEEFFLILPQTNLTQAYAMVERLRVLVSHLVIGERRIQVTVSVGVAGYKGETMEEFIRRADRSLYHAKESGRNKSVQEGMVI from the coding sequence GTGCATTTACTGCGGCTAAACATAAGCAAAATCAGCTTAGACCTTAAGACACGAATGGTGGTTACTGTCGCCGGCGTAATTATATTCATGGCATTAATCAGTTTTTCGCTGATTTGCAGCTATACTTTGCAGCTACTGGATAGTGTGACGAAAATTCAGATGACAGGCCAGCAGGCTTATTGGGCTGGCGGCAGCCGCTCCGGACTTTCGGAAAGCAGCCGGGAGGTTGCGGCTGTCGGTAGTTATCGTAATTTCTTCCAGGAAATTCAGGCCCGGTTTATCAAACTAATCCTAAGCCTGTTGATCGTCTTAGTGGCTGCAATATCACTGGCCGTAAGGTTAATTCACGGCATGCTGAGGCCTGTTGAGCTGCTCAGCCGTCAGACCGCGGCAATGAGAAGCGGCGACTGGCGTATCCGCCTGGACGAACGGCAGAACGGCAGCCTGGGAGAGCTGGCGAAATCAATTAATCAAATGGTGCAGCAACTGCAATATTTTTATCGTTTGGCAATCAGTAAGGAACGGGAACTGGAAGACTTGAGCGTTAATCTGGAATCAATCATTGATCAACGTACGGAAACGCTTAAACAGCTGGCAATCACCGATGCGCTGACCGGTGTTTATAATCACCGGCACATTATGGAATGCCTGGCAATAGAGCTTGAACTGGCCAATCAATACCAGGCCCCATTGGCTTTGGCAATTTTCGATATTGATTTTTTTAAACAGGTGAATGACTCTTACGGCCATATGGAGGGCGATAAAGTGCTGACCTGCGTAGCGGCCTGTCTGCAGGAAAACGTCAGGCAGAAGGATATTTTGGGCCGCTATGGAGGAGAGGAGTTTTTTCTGATTTTGCCGCAGACTAATTTGACCCAGGCTTATGCCATGGTGGAGCGGCTAAGGGTTTTAGTCAGCCACTTAGTCATTGGCGAGCGGCGGATCCAGGTTACGGTCAGCGTCGGCGTGGCCGGTTATAAGGGGGAAACAATGGAGGAATTTATTCGACGGGCTGACCGCAGCTTATATCATGCCAAAGAAAGCGGCCGCAACAAAAGTGTGCAGGAAGGAATGGTGATTTGA
- a CDS encoding C39 family peptidase yields the protein MQKKFSLFIIYMIVAISLSAANAGFAAGNGSGIDVAERVIPYPAGYDTARSGASAYQGAGDLKNSPYYASADFFTMESTATLTLLPRYKTYQQTTEITCGPAAALTVLHYFGNTDWEEYKIASIMGTKPEVGTDTSGMVRFFQSIGWEVQSSLAANGKAGTGFSNVNEFKNFVVANLKRNTPVMVENIDWGGHWRVIIGYDDLGTATTADDVIILADSYDTADHLQDGYVVNPVEKFYYMWFDAHMLPKDQKKQQWLTARPPLS from the coding sequence GTGCAAAAAAAGTTTAGCCTGTTTATTATTTACATGATTGTAGCAATTAGCTTAAGTGCGGCGAATGCCGGCTTTGCGGCTGGGAATGGAAGCGGCATAGATGTTGCGGAAAGGGTAATCCCTTATCCCGCCGGTTACGACACGGCACGTTCAGGCGCGTCAGCTTACCAGGGAGCAGGCGATCTTAAAAATTCACCTTACTACGCGTCGGCTGATTTCTTCACGATGGAGTCAACGGCGACTTTAACGCTTTTACCGCGCTATAAAACTTATCAACAAACAACGGAAATTACTTGCGGCCCGGCGGCGGCGTTAACCGTTCTGCATTATTTTGGCAATACTGACTGGGAAGAATATAAAATTGCCAGCATCATGGGAACTAAGCCCGAAGTTGGCACAGATACCAGCGGAATGGTCAGGTTTTTTCAGTCGATCGGCTGGGAAGTCCAATCGAGCCTTGCTGCTAACGGGAAAGCAGGGACGGGTTTTTCAAATGTGAACGAGTTCAAGAATTTTGTTGTTGCCAATTTGAAGCGCAATACGCCGGTCATGGTTGAGAATATTGACTGGGGCGGCCACTGGCGGGTGATTATCGGGTATGATGACCTGGGCACGGCGACAACTGCCGATGATGTGATTATTTTGGCGGATTCTTATGATACGGCCGATCATTTGCAGGACGGATATGTTGTTAATCCAGTCGAAAAATTTTATTATATGTGGTTTGATGCTCATATGCTGCCCAAGGATCAAAAGAAACAGCAATGGCTGACTGCCAGGCCGCCGCTGTCCTAA
- a CDS encoding helix-turn-helix domain-containing protein — protein MTIAERIIQLRRIKGYSTNKLSQLAEIAQATLREIEIGKKSPKITTLEKICKALEISLADFFNSTADDVPANQRKEPDDLPEHIQKEIDLITEFVLYRHGIKRPPQDTQ, from the coding sequence ATGACAATTGCCGAACGTATTATTCAATTAAGAAGAATAAAAGGCTACAGTACCAACAAACTTTCCCAACTTGCAGAAATTGCCCAAGCTACTTTACGTGAAATTGAAATCGGCAAAAAAAGCCCGAAAATTACTACTTTGGAAAAAATTTGCAAAGCCCTCGAAATATCCCTGGCAGACTTTTTTAACTCTACCGCTGATGATGTCCCGGCAAATCAACGGAAAGAGCCGGATGACCTGCCTGAACATATTCAAAAAGAAATAGATTTAATTACAGAATTTGTTCTGTACCGGCATGGCATCAAAAGACCGCCGCAAGACACGCAATAA
- a CDS encoding sensor domain-containing phosphodiesterase, producing the protein MKDKINGETADISANDCWNDHLQAIQSLIHSFRERGSRQEFLNEVVRLIQQISGCSAVGIRVLDENGYIPYQAYVGFNDEFWKAENKLQISKEDCSCTRLVSGTLLPLDEPIINSAGSLCCNDTLAFAETLSAREREKYRGACNHAGYQTIGIMPIYFQNCILGLIHIADSMPGQLSPAVVTFVETVAPLVGQVLGRAQIEQSLKTSQDKAAIMERIVGGISSLAYVVDLDTHELIYISEELAEVYSDKLSSRKCYEFFDLSAPCCDCFKLQEANGKSGIWERYDSCRKRHYFAERKEIQWPDGRTMNVAFISDITKQRQAENDLRESNAHLEKMVADLQQLSATLEEEIMERQAAQAALGQKAEEIERLAYYDLLTGLPNWARLNKLLEAELNEAAGGQPAGALLVIDLDDIKIINDTFGHTYGNSLITIAGQRIVHEAGSGAVVGRSGGDEFFVLAPGQTKRLISRLADKIIAAFCQEIEVLGIRFHMSASAGIACYPADGATAEEIFKNADNAMYAAKKAGKNCWRFYQAAMQAEAYERIRLTNSLRHAIDRGELLLYYQPQASIANGGITGFEALLRWNSPEYGAVSPDRFIPLAEQSGLIRPIGQWVLQEACKFARRLADRGWTNRKIAVNVSPHQIGADGFISVVRKALSDAGIKPGQLELEITENALIASLEDSISKLDELQAMGVQLSLDDFGTGYSSLTYLQRLPVNTLKIDKAFIDMILMDGAQKAIIGSIVDIAHIMGMTVVAEGVETQRQLSYLAQCRCDRIQGYLLSRPVPAAEAAVFPGTVNLSEL; encoded by the coding sequence TTGAAGGATAAAATCAACGGTGAAACTGCCGATATCAGTGCCAATGATTGCTGGAATGACCATCTTCAGGCTATTCAATCCTTGATTCACAGTTTTCGCGAGCGCGGTTCCCGACAGGAATTTCTCAATGAGGTTGTCCGGCTTATTCAACAGATCAGCGGTTGCAGTGCGGTTGGCATTAGAGTATTGGATGAAAACGGGTATATTCCTTATCAGGCCTATGTTGGCTTTAATGATGAATTCTGGAAAGCGGAAAATAAGCTTCAAATCAGCAAAGAAGACTGCAGTTGTACCAGACTGGTGAGCGGAACTTTGCTGCCGCTGGATGAGCCTATTATTAACAGCGCCGGTTCGCTGTGCTGCAATGATACGCTTGCTTTTGCCGAAACACTGTCCGCCCGGGAGCGGGAAAAGTACCGGGGCGCCTGCAATCATGCCGGTTATCAGACGATAGGCATTATGCCGATTTATTTTCAGAATTGCATACTGGGCCTGATCCATATCGCTGATTCCATGCCCGGCCAACTGAGTCCGGCGGTAGTGACTTTTGTCGAAACGGTTGCGCCGCTGGTCGGCCAGGTACTGGGCCGGGCGCAGATTGAACAATCGCTGAAAACTTCGCAGGACAAAGCGGCGATCATGGAGCGTATCGTCGGCGGCATCAGCAGCCTGGCGTATGTTGTCGATTTGGATACCCATGAGCTAATTTACATCAGTGAAGAGTTGGCCGAAGTTTACAGCGATAAACTGTCCAGCCGTAAATGCTACGAATTTTTTGACTTGTCCGCGCCTTGCTGCGATTGTTTTAAGCTGCAGGAAGCGAACGGCAAATCCGGCATCTGGGAACGTTATGACAGTTGCCGCAAACGTCATTACTTTGCCGAGCGGAAGGAAATTCAGTGGCCTGACGGACGGACGATGAATGTGGCCTTTATTTCTGATATTACAAAGCAGCGTCAGGCGGAAAACGATTTGCGCGAAAGCAATGCGCATCTGGAAAAAATGGTGGCAGATCTGCAGCAGCTTAGTGCAACGCTGGAGGAAGAAATCATGGAGCGTCAGGCTGCCCAGGCTGCTTTGGGGCAAAAAGCCGAAGAAATCGAGCGTTTGGCTTACTATGATCTCCTGACTGGTTTGCCCAACTGGGCCCGGTTGAATAAATTGCTGGAGGCCGAGCTGAACGAAGCCGCCGGCGGGCAGCCGGCAGGCGCTCTGCTGGTGATTGATTTAGATGACATAAAAATAATCAACGATACGTTTGGCCATACCTATGGTAACAGTCTGATCACTATTGCCGGCCAGCGTATTGTTCATGAGGCCGGCAGCGGGGCAGTTGTCGGACGATCCGGCGGCGATGAATTTTTTGTACTGGCGCCGGGCCAGACGAAACGGCTGATCAGCCGGCTGGCGGATAAAATCATTGCTGCCTTTTGTCAGGAAATTGAGGTGCTGGGTATTCGCTTTCATATGTCGGCCAGTGCCGGAATTGCCTGTTATCCTGCTGACGGGGCTACTGCGGAAGAGATATTTAAGAATGCCGATAATGCGATGTATGCCGCCAAAAAAGCCGGTAAGAACTGCTGGCGGTTTTATCAAGCGGCCATGCAGGCCGAGGCTTACGAGCGGATTCGCTTGACCAATAGCTTGCGGCATGCCATTGACCGCGGCGAGCTTTTGCTCTACTATCAACCCCAGGCCAGCATTGCCAATGGCGGCATCACCGGGTTTGAGGCTTTATTGCGCTGGAACAGCCCGGAATATGGAGCGGTTTCACCCGACCGCTTTATCCCGCTGGCTGAACAAAGCGGGCTGATTCGGCCAATTGGTCAATGGGTGCTGCAGGAAGCATGCAAATTTGCCAGGCGCCTGGCTGACCGGGGCTGGACAAATCGCAAAATTGCGGTCAACGTCTCTCCTCATCAGATAGGCGCCGACGGTTTTATCAGTGTTGTCCGGAAAGCCTTAAGCGATGCCGGAATTAAGCCGGGCCAGCTTGAGCTTGAAATTACCGAGAATGCGCTGATCGCCTCCCTGGAAGACAGCATCAGCAAGCTGGACGAGCTGCAGGCAATGGGCGTACAACTGTCGCTTGATGATTTTGGCACAGGTTACTCATCATTAACCTATTTGCAGCGGCTGCCGGTCAATACGCTGAAAATTGACAAAGCCTTTATTGATATGATACTGATGGATGGCGCTCAAAAAGCCATTATTGGCTCAATTGTGGATATTGCCCACATTATGGGAATGACAGTGGTGGCCGAAGGCGTAGAGACGCAGCGGCAGCTGTCGTATTTGGCGCAGTGCCGCTGCGACCGTATTCAAGGCTATCTTCTCAGTCGTCCGGTACCTGCGGCAGAGGCCGCCGTGTTTCCGGGTACAGTCAATTTGTCTGAGCTTTAA